A window from Micromonospora terminaliae encodes these proteins:
- the hisI gene encoding phosphoribosyl-AMP cyclohydrolase, with protein MPASDAPVTGAPATSGGPAAPGPARPSRLDPAIAARLRRTPDGLVAAVVRAHDTGEVLMVAWMDDEALHRTLTTGRATYWSRSRQEYWVKGATSGHHQHVRSVAVDCDGDALLVSVDQVGAACHTGHRTCFFTELPVSSPEATS; from the coding sequence GTGCCCGCCTCTGACGCGCCGGTGACCGGCGCACCCGCCACCTCCGGCGGCCCCGCGGCCCCCGGCCCGGCCCGCCCCTCCCGGCTCGACCCGGCCATCGCGGCCCGGCTGCGCCGCACCCCCGACGGCCTCGTGGCCGCGGTGGTCCGCGCCCACGACACCGGCGAGGTGCTGATGGTCGCCTGGATGGACGACGAGGCGCTGCACCGCACCCTCACCACCGGCCGCGCCACCTACTGGTCGCGCAGCCGCCAGGAGTACTGGGTCAAGGGCGCCACCTCCGGCCACCACCAGCACGTCCGCTCGGTCGCGGTGGACTGCGACGGCGACGCGCTGCTGGTCAGCGTCGACCAGGTCGGCGCCGCCTGCCACACCGGGCACCGCACCTGCTTCTTCACCGAGCTGCCGGTCAGCTCCCCGGAGGCGACCTCATGA